From Hydra vulgaris chromosome 15, alternate assembly HydraT2T_AEP, one genomic window encodes:
- the LOC136091368 gene encoding uncharacterized protein LOC136091368: MEEKLTPDRLYNMDETSLSTVQDGQIKIISARGKKRVGIMTSSERGNSVTAVVCVSAAGFYVPPMLIYKRKRMKPEITNGAPPGTVFSTQEKGWMSNEGFLDWLNHFIKVVKPLKQSKVLLILDGHVTHSKNLAAIYLARNAGVRMVSLPPHTTHRLQPLDVAFFGPLGTYYDEAMRKWMRSHISQQSNNLASCRIIW, encoded by the coding sequence ATGGAAGAAAAGTTAACTCCAGACAGACTTTATAATATGGATGAAACTAGTTTATCAACAGTACAAGATGGtcagataaaaattattagtgcAAGGGGCAAAAAACGAGTTGGAATTATGACTAGTAGTGAACGAGGAAATTCAGTAACAGCTGTAGTTTGTGTATCTGCAGCAGGATTTTATGTTCCAccaatgttaatatataaacgCAAAAGAATGAAACCAGAAATAACAAATGGTGCACCTCCAGGAACTGTATTTAGTACTCAAGAGAAAGGATGGATGTCGAATGAAGGTTTTTTAGATTGGCTCAATCATTTCATTAAAGTTGTTAAACctttaaaacaatcaaaagttTTGTTGATACTTGATGGTCATGTTacacattcaaaaaatttggcAGCGATATATCTAGCACGAAATGCTGGAGTGCGTATGGTATCACTACCTCCCCATACTACACACAGACTGCAACCATTAGACGTTGCGTTCTTTGGACCACTTGGTACATACTATGATGAAGCTATGCGAAAATGGATGCGGTCACATATATCACAACAAAGTAACAACTTGGCAAGTTGCAGAATTATTTGGTGA